A single Pedobacter sp. PACM 27299 DNA region contains:
- the rplE gene encoding 50S ribosomal protein L5: MTYVPRLKSKYKEEIVAALKDKFNYKSVMQVPKLEKIAINQGVGRFSVTDKKIMDSSILEMSTIAGQQAVGAKSKKDISNFKLRKGMPVGVRVTLRDNNMYEFLDRLISVALPRIRDFKGINDKGFDGKGNYTLGVTEQIIFPEINIDKISKILGMDITFVTSASTDVEALELLKQFGLPFKNQNNTNP, translated from the coding sequence ATGACTTACGTACCAAGATTAAAAAGTAAATATAAAGAGGAAATCGTAGCTGCACTTAAAGATAAGTTCAACTATAAAAGCGTAATGCAAGTTCCTAAGTTAGAGAAAATCGCGATCAACCAAGGTGTTGGACGTTTCTCTGTAACTGACAAGAAGATCATGGACTCCTCTATTTTAGAGATGAGCACAATCGCTGGTCAGCAAGCAGTAGGCGCTAAGTCTAAAAAAGATATCTCAAACTTTAAATTACGTAAAGGTATGCCAGTAGGTGTACGTGTTACTTTACGTGACAATAACATGTATGAGTTTTTAGACCGTTTAATTTCTGTAGCTTTACCTCGTATCCGTGATTTCAAAGGTATCAATGATAAAGGTTTTGATGGAAAAGGTAACTACACATTAGGAGTTACTGAGCAAATCATCTTCCCAGAGATCAACATCGACAAAATCAGCAAGATTTTAGGTATGGATATTACATTTGTTACTAGTGCATCTACTGATGTTGAAGCATTAGAACTTTTAAAACAATTCGGATTACCATTTA
- the rplX gene encoding 50S ribosomal protein L24, producing MKNKVTTPKIKIRKGDLVKVIAGDSRGQQGTVLSVLITKSRILVEGVNLVSKHTKPNAANPNGGIIKKEAALHISNVALVDPKTGATTRVGRKLNADGKLVRVSKKSGEEIK from the coding sequence ATGAAAAATAAAGTAACTACACCAAAGATTAAAATCCGTAAAGGAGATTTAGTAAAGGTAATCGCTGGCGATTCAAGAGGCCAACAAGGCACAGTGCTTTCTGTATTAATTACTAAAAGCAGAATTCTTGTAGAAGGTGTGAACCTTGTATCAAAACATACAAAACCAAATGCTGCTAATCCAAACGGAGGTATCATTAAAAAAGAGGCTGCTCTTCATATTTCTAACGTAGCATTAGTTGATCCTAAAACAGGTGCAACTACTCGCGTTGGCAGAAAGCTTAATGCTGATGGGAAATTAGTTAGGGTTAGTAAAAAATCAGGAGAGGAGATCAAATAA
- the rplN gene encoding 50S ribosomal protein L14, translating to MVQQESRLNVADNSGAKEVLVIRVLGGTGKRYASIGDKIVVTVKSALPSGNIKKGTVSKAVVVRTRKEIRRKDGSYIRFDDNAAVLLNAQDEPRGTRIFGPVARELREKQFMKIVSLAPEVL from the coding sequence ATGGTACAACAGGAATCAAGATTAAACGTAGCCGACAATAGCGGCGCTAAAGAAGTATTGGTTATCCGTGTGCTTGGTGGTACTGGAAAGAGATACGCTTCTATTGGTGACAAAATCGTTGTAACCGTTAAAAGCGCGTTGCCTTCTGGTAACATCAAGAAAGGAACAGTTTCTAAAGCAGTAGTTGTAAGAACGAGAAAAGAGATCAGACGTAAAGATGGTTCTTACATCCGTTTCGACGACAATGCAGCAGTATTATTAAATGCACAAGATGAGCCGCGTGGTACACGTATTTTCGGCCCGGTAGCAAGAGAACTGCGTGAAAAACAATTCATGAAAATTGTGTCATTAGCACCGGAGGTATTATAA
- the rpsQ gene encoding 30S ribosomal protein S17, which produces MERQLRKTRTGLVVSNKMDKSVVVAVERKVKHPIYGKFVKKTTKFMAHDEKNDCGIGDTVLIMETRPLSKNKNWRLVEILERAK; this is translated from the coding sequence ATGGAAAGACAATTAAGAAAAACAAGAACCGGGTTGGTAGTAAGCAACAAAATGGATAAGTCTGTTGTTGTAGCGGTTGAACGTAAAGTGAAACACCCGATCTATGGTAAGTTTGTTAAAAAAACTACCAAATTTATGGCTCATGACGAGAAAAACGATTGCGGTATTGGTGATACAGTACTGATCATGGAGACTCGTCCGCTGAGTAAGAATAAGAACTGGAGATTAGTGGAAATTTTAGAAAGAGCTAAATAA
- the rpmC gene encoding 50S ribosomal protein L29, whose protein sequence is MKNSEITGLSKEELVARIAEETENLVKLKFAHTISAIENPTRIKKVRRDIARLNTEVTKRKLAESATETK, encoded by the coding sequence ATGAAGAACTCAGAAATCACAGGGCTTTCAAAAGAAGAACTAGTAGCCAGGATTGCAGAAGAAACTGAAAATTTAGTAAAGTTGAAATTTGCACATACAATTTCGGCTATCGAGAATCCTACCCGTATTAAAAAGGTAAGAAGAGATATCGCCCGATTAAACACTGAAGTGACGAAGCGCAAATTAGCGGAGTCTGCTACTGAAACAAAATAA
- the rplP gene encoding 50S ribosomal protein L16 has translation MLQPKRTKFRKMQKGRMKGLATRGAELSFGSFGIKSLESTWITSRQIEAARIAVTRFMKREGQVWIRIFPDKPVTKKPAEVRMGKGKGAPEYWVAVVRPGRIIFEAEGVPLAIAKEAMRLAAQKLPIQTKFVVRRDYVEA, from the coding sequence ATGTTACAGCCAAAAAGAACGAAGTTCAGAAAGATGCAAAAAGGCAGAATGAAGGGTTTAGCAACACGTGGTGCTGAATTATCATTCGGGTCTTTCGGGATCAAATCTTTAGAGTCGACTTGGATTACAAGTCGCCAGATAGAGGCAGCCCGTATTGCGGTAACTCGTTTCATGAAACGTGAAGGCCAGGTGTGGATTAGAATTTTCCCGGACAAACCGGTAACTAAGAAACCAGCTGAAGTTCGTATGGGTAAAGGTAAGGGTGCTCCAGAATACTGGGTTGCCGTTGTTAGACCTGGACGTATTATTTTTGAAGCCGAAGGTGTTCCATTAGCAATTGCTAAAGAAGCCATGAGATTAGCGGCTCAAAAATTGCCGATTCAAACAAAATTTGTAGTACGTAGAGATTACGTAGAAGCATAA
- the rpsC gene encoding 30S ribosomal protein S3, with protein sequence MGQKAHPIGNRLGIIKGWDSNWFGGNNYADKLVEDEKIRKYLSVRIAKGGVAKVVIERTLKRITVTIHTARPGIVIGKAGAEVDKIKEELKKLTKKEIQINIFEIKRPELDAQLVAEGVAKQLEARISFRRAMKSTIASTMRMGAEGIKIMTSGRLGGAEMARSEQYKEGRIPLHTFRADIDYALAEALTTYGKIGVKVWICKGEVYGKRDLSPNIGSVSNAPGKGGRPEGAFGGGRDRDNRGGGDRRNDNKGRGGRGPGQGAPGAGRDNRGGNTPNRGPRK encoded by the coding sequence ATGGGACAAAAAGCACATCCAATAGGAAACAGGTTAGGAATCATCAAAGGTTGGGATTCTAACTGGTTCGGTGGCAACAACTATGCTGATAAATTAGTTGAGGACGAAAAAATAAGAAAATACCTTTCTGTACGTATCGCAAAAGGCGGTGTAGCGAAAGTAGTAATCGAGCGTACGTTAAAGCGTATCACGGTAACTATCCACACTGCACGTCCAGGTATTGTGATCGGAAAAGCAGGAGCTGAGGTTGACAAGATCAAAGAAGAGTTGAAGAAATTGACTAAAAAGGAAATTCAAATCAACATTTTTGAGATCAAACGTCCTGAGCTTGATGCACAACTAGTTGCAGAAGGTGTTGCAAAACAATTAGAAGCAAGGATCTCATTCCGTAGAGCAATGAAATCTACTATTGCATCAACGATGCGTATGGGTGCTGAAGGTATCAAAATTATGACTTCTGGTCGTTTAGGTGGTGCTGAGATGGCTCGTAGCGAACAGTATAAAGAAGGAAGAATTCCTTTGCATACTTTCCGTGCTGACATTGACTATGCATTAGCAGAAGCTTTAACTACTTATGGTAAAATAGGTGTTAAAGTATGGATCTGTAAAGGTGAAGTTTACGGTAAACGTGATCTTTCTCCAAACATCGGTTCTGTGAGCAATGCTCCAGGTAAAGGTGGCAGACCAGAAGGTGCTTTCGGTGGTGGAAGAGACAGAGATAACCGTGGCGGTGGCGACAGAAGAAACGACAATAAAGGTCGTGGCGGAAGAGGTCCAGGTCAAGGTGCTCCTGGTGCAGGAAGAGATAATAGAGGCGGAAATACTCCTAACAGAGGTCCTCGTAAATAA
- the rplV gene encoding 50S ribosomal protein L22 — protein MEAVAKLNNCPTSPRKMRLVVDLIRGERVEKALSILKFTNKEAAIRVEKLLLSAIKNWETKNEGSRPEENQLYVKTIMVGGGRQLKRLRPAPQGRGYRIRKRSNHVTLVVDSKNVETQTN, from the coding sequence ATGGAAGCAGTAGCGAAATTAAACAATTGTCCAACCTCACCACGTAAAATGCGTTTGGTTGTAGATCTTATCAGAGGTGAGCGTGTAGAGAAAGCTTTAAGTATTTTAAAGTTTACCAACAAAGAAGCAGCGATTAGAGTTGAGAAACTTTTATTGTCAGCTATCAAAAACTGGGAAACTAAAAATGAAGGTTCTCGCCCTGAAGAAAACCAGTTATACGTGAAAACGATAATGGTAGGCGGTGGTCGTCAATTAAAAAGACTTAGACCAGCACCTCAAGGACGTGGTTACAGAATCCGTAAGCGTTCTAACCATGTAACTTTGGTAGTAGATAGTAAAAACGTTGAAACTCAAACTAATTAA
- the rpsS gene encoding 30S ribosomal protein S19: protein MARSIKKGPYIDHNVEKKVVSMNDSGKRSVIKTWSRRSMISPDFVNHTFAVHNGNKFIPVYVTENMVGHKLGEFAPTRTFRGHSEKKK from the coding sequence ATGGCTCGTTCGATAAAAAAAGGACCTTATATTGACCATAACGTAGAGAAGAAAGTAGTATCTATGAATGATTCAGGCAAAAGGTCTGTAATTAAAACTTGGTCTCGCAGATCAATGATTTCACCAGATTTTGTGAATCATACATTTGCAGTGCATAACGGAAATAAATTTATTCCGGTATACGTAACAGAAAACATGGTTGGTCACAAGCTGGGAGAGTTTGCTCCAACCAGAACATTTAGGGGTCACTCTGAAAAGAAAAAATAA
- the rplB gene encoding 50S ribosomal protein L2 has translation MGLRKFKPVTPGTRFRVGASFSEITATKPEKSLVVSSKKSGGRNNTGKMTMRYMGGGHKKSYRLIDFKRDKFNIPATVATVEYDPNRTARIALLHYADGEKRYIIAPEGLQVGQTVVSGDTASPEVGNALTLSRIPLGSIVHNIEIQPGRGAQMARSAGAYAQLAARDGKYATVKMPSGEVRAILVTCLATIGAVSNSDHANEVLGKAGRKRWLGRRPRTRPVAMNPVDHPMGGGEGRSSGGQPRSRNGLYSKGFKTRSLKKYSNRFIIEKRKK, from the coding sequence ATGGGCTTAAGAAAATTTAAACCAGTCACTCCGGGAACCCGCTTTAGAGTAGGTGCCAGCTTTTCGGAGATTACAGCAACCAAGCCCGAAAAATCATTGGTTGTATCTTCTAAGAAATCAGGAGGACGTAACAATACAGGAAAGATGACTATGCGCTACATGGGTGGTGGTCACAAAAAATCTTACCGTTTAATTGACTTTAAACGTGATAAGTTTAACATTCCTGCAACAGTAGCTACTGTTGAATACGATCCAAACCGTACCGCTCGTATTGCATTATTGCATTACGCAGATGGAGAGAAGCGTTACATTATTGCACCGGAAGGATTGCAAGTAGGACAAACAGTAGTTTCGGGTGATACCGCATCTCCAGAAGTTGGAAATGCATTGACACTTTCAAGAATCCCATTGGGATCGATTGTACATAACATTGAAATTCAACCAGGTCGTGGTGCTCAAATGGCACGTAGCGCAGGTGCTTATGCTCAATTAGCAGCACGTGATGGTAAATATGCAACTGTTAAAATGCCATCAGGTGAAGTAAGAGCAATCTTAGTAACTTGTTTAGCAACAATCGGAGCTGTTTCGAACTCGGATCATGCAAATGAAGTATTAGGTAAAGCAGGTCGTAAACGTTGGTTAGGACGTCGTCCTAGAACACGTCCGGTAGCGATGAATCCTGTCGATCACCCAATGGGTGGTGGTGAGGGTCGCTCATCAGGAGGTCAACCTCGTTCAAGAAACGGATTGTATTCGAAAGGATTCAAAACTCGTTCACTTAAAAAATACTCAAATCGTTTCATCATAGAGAAAAGGAAGAAATAA
- the rplW gene encoding 50S ribosomal protein L23, translating into MEFLKKPILTEKASALTEKSNRFTFKVEHKANKLQIKQAIEKMYNVNILAINTMVVNGKVKSRNTKGGLVTGRSPKYKKAIVTLAAGETIDYYANI; encoded by the coding sequence ATGGAATTTTTAAAGAAACCAATATTAACCGAAAAAGCTTCTGCATTAACAGAAAAGTCTAATCGCTTTACTTTTAAAGTAGAACACAAAGCAAATAAATTGCAGATTAAGCAAGCCATAGAGAAAATGTACAACGTTAACATTTTAGCCATTAATACAATGGTTGTAAATGGTAAAGTGAAGTCCAGAAACACTAAAGGTGGATTAGTTACGGGTCGTAGCCCAAAATACAAAAAAGCGATTGTAACCCTGGCAGCAGGCGAAACAATTGATTATTACGCGAATATTTAA
- the rplD gene encoding 50S ribosomal protein L4, with protein sequence MEVKVLNISGKETGAKVQLPESVFGITPVDHAIYLDVKQYLANQRQGTHKSKQRNEIAGSTRKLYKQKGTGGARAGSIKSPLFNGGGRVFGPQPRDYSFKLNKKLKQLARRSALSYKATDNNVVVLEDFTFDSIKTKNYLDLVSALNIAGEKTLLVLPSQNNNIYLSSRNIQKAKVITADQLNTYDVLNCGKLLFTADSLKTIEEAFAK encoded by the coding sequence ATGGAAGTTAAAGTATTAAACATTTCAGGAAAAGAGACAGGTGCCAAGGTGCAACTTCCTGAGTCAGTATTTGGCATTACGCCTGTTGACCACGCGATCTATTTAGATGTAAAACAGTATTTGGCTAATCAACGTCAAGGTACTCACAAGTCTAAGCAACGTAATGAAATTGCAGGTTCAACCCGCAAACTTTACAAACAAAAAGGTACTGGTGGTGCTCGTGCCGGAAGTATTAAATCTCCATTGTTTAATGGTGGTGGTCGTGTGTTTGGTCCTCAACCACGTGATTATAGTTTCAAATTGAACAAAAAGTTAAAGCAACTTGCACGTAGATCAGCATTGAGCTACAAAGCAACTGATAACAACGTTGTTGTTTTAGAAGACTTTACTTTTGATTCAATCAAAACTAAAAACTACCTAGATTTAGTTAGCGCATTAAACATCGCTGGCGAAAAGACATTGTTGGTTTTACCTTCACAAAATAACAATATCTATTTATCAAGCAGAAACATTCAGAAAGCGAAAGTAATTACTGCAGATCAGTTGAATACGTATGATGTATTAAACTGTGGCAAACTTTTGTTCACTGCTGATTCTCTTAAAACAATCGAGGAGGCATTTGCCAAGTAA
- the rplC gene encoding 50S ribosomal protein L3 gives MSGIIGKKVGMTSIFDADGKNIPCTVIEAGPCVVTQVKTEEKDGYVSVQLGFDEAKEKNTTKPLKGHFAKASTTPKRKLVEFEPFAETLTLGDTVTVSIFNEGDFVDVVGTSKGKGFQGVVKRHGFAGVGGQTHGQHNRMRAPGSLGAASYPARVFKGMRMAGRMGGDRVKVQNLQVLKVYADQNLVVVSGSIPGAKGSYVILDK, from the coding sequence ATGTCAGGTATTATTGGAAAAAAAGTAGGAATGACCAGCATATTCGACGCCGATGGAAAGAACATTCCATGTACGGTGATTGAAGCTGGACCTTGTGTTGTTACACAGGTAAAGACCGAAGAGAAAGACGGTTATGTTTCCGTTCAGTTAGGTTTCGACGAAGCCAAAGAAAAGAACACTACCAAGCCTCTTAAAGGCCACTTTGCGAAAGCAAGCACAACCCCAAAACGTAAATTGGTTGAATTCGAACCATTCGCAGAAACTCTTACATTAGGAGACACTGTGACTGTAAGTATTTTCAACGAAGGCGATTTCGTGGATGTTGTTGGTACTTCTAAAGGTAAAGGTTTCCAGGGTGTTGTAAAACGTCATGGTTTCGCTGGTGTTGGTGGACAAACTCACGGACAGCATAACAGAATGCGTGCACCAGGTTCATTGGGTGCTGCTTCTTATCCAGCTCGTGTATTTAAAGGTATGCGTATGGCGGGTAGAATGGGTGGTGACAGAGTAAAAGTTCAGAACTTACAAGTTTTGAAAGTTTATGCTGATCAAAACCTTGTTGTAGTTAGTGGTTCCATTCCAGGAGCTAAGGGTTCTTACGTAATCTTAGATAAGTAA
- a CDS encoding DUF1634 domain-containing protein, with amino-acid sequence MSGTGKNFFADRDIQVILGTLLRVGVIASMSVVLVGGFLYLRAYHAAPIDYQTFNPNKSELSSIASVFVGLRELDPKAIIQFGTLLLIFTPVARVVFSIFSFLIERDYLYVLIGSFVLLVIMYSLSDKLVG; translated from the coding sequence ATGAGCGGAACAGGAAAAAACTTCTTTGCGGATCGCGATATTCAGGTCATTTTAGGGACTTTGCTCCGAGTGGGTGTGATCGCATCTATGTCTGTAGTACTGGTAGGAGGCTTCCTTTATTTGCGGGCTTATCATGCTGCGCCGATCGATTACCAGACTTTTAACCCAAATAAGTCTGAATTATCTTCTATTGCGTCTGTTTTTGTCGGATTACGAGAACTGGATCCTAAGGCGATCATCCAGTTTGGAACTTTATTATTGATTTTCACCCCTGTTGCAAGGGTCGTTTTCTCGATCTTCAGCTTTCTGATTGAGCGCGATTACCTATATGTTTTGATCGGATCTTTTGTTTTGCTCGTGATCATGTACAGTCTGAGTGACAAGTTGGTTGGATAA
- a CDS encoding sulfite exporter TauE/SafE family protein, whose amino-acid sequence MSVLLFTIIVLAGAFLAGLVGSLTGLGGGVIIIPLLTLALGVDIHYAIGASIVSVIATSSGSAAAYVKEGITNIRIGMFLEVATTISAVIGAVVTVYLNPGFIAVVFGLILLFSAAMMVIKKVDRSDNDTSGKLAVFFKLNGTYPTENGPKNYAVHRVAGGFVMMFFAGIISGLLGIGSGALKVIAMDNIMRIPFKVSTTTSNFMMGVTAAASAIVYLHRGQIDPGIAMPVTIGVLMGATIGSKILVRTNTDKLKVVFAVVVTFLALQMIYNGLSGKL is encoded by the coding sequence ATGTCGGTATTACTATTTACAATTATAGTTTTAGCAGGTGCTTTTTTAGCTGGATTGGTTGGTTCGCTGACTGGTTTAGGGGGTGGAGTGATCATTATTCCACTACTTACCTTAGCTTTAGGCGTTGATATTCATTACGCGATTGGTGCCTCTATCGTATCTGTAATTGCCACTTCTTCCGGTTCTGCCGCTGCTTATGTAAAGGAGGGGATTACCAATATCCGTATTGGAATGTTCCTGGAAGTAGCGACCACCATTAGTGCGGTAATTGGCGCTGTAGTCACCGTTTATCTGAACCCTGGTTTTATTGCCGTTGTTTTTGGCCTTATTCTGCTATTTTCTGCAGCGATGATGGTGATTAAGAAGGTAGATCGATCAGACAATGATACTTCTGGAAAACTCGCCGTGTTTTTTAAGCTGAATGGGACTTATCCTACAGAAAATGGCCCGAAAAACTATGCGGTTCACCGGGTAGCAGGAGGTTTTGTAATGATGTTTTTTGCAGGGATCATTTCTGGTTTACTGGGGATTGGTTCAGGTGCATTAAAAGTGATCGCGATGGACAACATCATGCGGATACCCTTTAAGGTGTCCACTACGACGAGCAATTTCATGATGGGGGTAACCGCTGCTGCGAGTGCAATCGTGTACTTACACCGCGGTCAGATTGACCCTGGGATTGCGATGCCGGTTACAATAGGGGTGCTGATGGGGGCAACTATAGGTTCAAAAATTCTGGTTCGTACCAATACCGACAAGTTGAAAGTAGTATTTGCGGTGGTGGTGACCTTCCTCGCCCTGCAAATGATTTATAATGGTTTATCAGGAAAGCTATGA
- the rpsJ gene encoding 30S ribosomal protein S10 translates to MSQRIRIKLKSYDYNLVDKSAEKIVKTVKPTGAVVSGPIPLPTEKKIFTVLRSPHVNKKAREQFQLCAYKRLLDIYSSNSKTVDALMKLELPSGVEVEIKV, encoded by the coding sequence ATGAGCCAAAGAATCAGAATCAAATTAAAATCTTACGATTACAACTTGGTAGATAAATCTGCTGAGAAAATCGTTAAGACTGTTAAACCTACGGGTGCAGTAGTTAGTGGTCCAATTCCATTGCCTACAGAAAAGAAAATCTTCACTGTTTTGCGTTCTCCACACGTTAACAAAAAAGCACGTGAGCAGTTTCAATTGTGCGCTTACAAACGTTTGTTAGACATTTATAGCTCTAACTCTAAAACGGTTGACGCTTTAATGAAACTTGAACTACCTAGTGGTGTTGAAGTTGAAATCAAAGTTTAA
- the fusA gene encoding elongation factor G, producing the protein MSRDLKFTRNIGIAAHIDAGKTTTTERILYYAGVNHKIGEVHEGASTMDWMIQEAERGITITSAATTVFWPYRGNKYQVNVIDTPGHVDFTVEVNRSLRVLDGLVFLFSAVDGVEPQSETNWRLANNYAVPRIGFVNKMDRSGADFLKVVKQVREMLGSHAVPLQLPIGGEDSFKGVVDLINNRGIVWNEEDKGMTFTEVPIPEDMLEEVAEWRENLLEAVADYDESLMEKFFEDPNSITEREILDALRKATLDAKIVPMVCGSSFKNKGVQTMLDLVMELLPSPMDVDGITGTNPETGEEVTRQPDVNEPFAALAFKIATDPFVGRLCFIRVYSGNLDAGSYVYNARSENKERISRIFQMHANKQNPIPNVGAGDIAAVVGFKDIKTGDTLCDEKNPIILESMDFPEPVIGLAIEPKTQADIDKLGIGLSKLAEEDPTFRVQTDQETGQTVISGMGELHLDILIDRLRREFKVEVNQGAPQVAYKEAINGTVQHRETYKKQSGGRGKFADIQVVISPIDADYEKGGLQFVNEITGGSIPREFIPSVEKGFAASMSNGVLAGYPLPDMKVRLIDGSFHAVDSDALSFELAAKMAYREALPKCSPVLMEPIMKIEILTPEENMGDVIGDMNRRRGQLLGMDTRNGSQVIKATVPLSEMFGYVTQLRTITSGRATSTMEFDHYAPAPKNVQDEVVAKSKGRIKSAE; encoded by the coding sequence ATGTCAAGAGATTTAAAATTTACAAGAAATATTGGAATCGCGGCTCACATTGATGCGGGTAAAACCACAACAACTGAGCGTATCCTTTATTACGCCGGAGTAAATCACAAAATTGGTGAGGTACACGAAGGTGCATCTACGATGGACTGGATGATACAAGAGGCAGAACGTGGTATTACTATTACGTCTGCAGCTACAACTGTATTCTGGCCTTACCGTGGCAATAAATATCAGGTAAACGTTATCGATACTCCAGGACACGTGGATTTTACCGTAGAGGTAAACCGTTCACTTCGTGTTTTGGACGGATTGGTATTCTTATTTTCAGCAGTTGATGGTGTTGAGCCTCAATCTGAAACTAACTGGCGTTTAGCTAATAATTACGCAGTTCCACGTATTGGTTTCGTTAACAAAATGGACCGTTCAGGAGCTGACTTCTTAAAAGTTGTGAAACAAGTAAGAGAAATGCTGGGTAGCCATGCAGTTCCTTTGCAATTGCCAATTGGTGGTGAAGATAGCTTTAAAGGTGTAGTTGATTTAATCAACAACCGTGGTATCGTTTGGAATGAAGAAGATAAAGGGATGACCTTTACTGAAGTTCCAATTCCAGAAGATATGCTAGAAGAAGTTGCGGAATGGAGAGAGAATTTATTAGAAGCGGTTGCTGATTATGATGAGTCCCTAATGGAGAAATTCTTTGAGGATCCAAATTCAATCACTGAGCGTGAGATTCTTGATGCATTACGTAAAGCGACTTTAGATGCTAAAATCGTTCCTATGGTTTGTGGTTCATCTTTCAAAAACAAAGGTGTTCAAACCATGTTGGATTTGGTAATGGAATTATTGCCTTCGCCAATGGATGTGGATGGTATCACTGGTACCAACCCAGAAACAGGTGAAGAAGTAACTCGTCAACCAGATGTTAATGAGCCATTTGCAGCATTAGCGTTTAAAATTGCAACCGATCCTTTCGTAGGTCGTTTGTGCTTTATCCGTGTATACTCAGGTAACTTAGACGCTGGTTCATACGTTTACAACGCACGTTCTGAGAACAAAGAGCGTATCTCTCGTATCTTCCAAATGCATGCGAACAAGCAAAACCCAATTCCTAATGTAGGTGCTGGTGATATTGCTGCAGTAGTAGGCTTTAAAGATATCAAAACAGGTGATACACTTTGTGATGAGAAAAATCCAATTATTTTAGAATCAATGGATTTCCCAGAGCCAGTTATCGGTTTAGCAATTGAGCCTAAAACTCAGGCTGACATTGATAAATTAGGTATTGGTTTATCTAAATTAGCGGAAGAAGATCCTACATTTAGAGTTCAGACTGATCAGGAAACTGGCCAAACTGTAATTTCTGGTATGGGTGAGCTTCACTTAGATATCTTGATTGACCGCTTAAGACGTGAGTTTAAAGTAGAGGTTAACCAAGGTGCGCCACAAGTTGCTTACAAAGAAGCAATTAATGGTACGGTTCAACACCGTGAGACTTACAAAAAACAATCAGGTGGTCGTGGTAAATTCGCGGATATCCAAGTTGTTATTTCTCCAATCGATGCGGATTACGAAAAAGGCGGTTTACAATTTGTGAATGAAATCACAGGTGGTTCAATCCCTCGTGAGTTTATTCCTTCAGTTGAGAAAGGTTTCGCAGCATCTATGTCTAACGGAGTATTGGCTGGTTACCCACTACCAGACATGAAAGTTCGCTTAATTGATGGTTCGTTCCACGCAGTCGATTCAGATGCTTTATCTTTTGAACTTGCAGCTAAAATGGCTTACCGTGAAGCATTACCAAAATGTAGTCCAGTATTGATGGAGCCAATCATGAAAATCGAAATCTTAACCCCTGAAGAAAACATGGGTGATGTAATCGGAGACATGAACCGTCGTCGTGGTCAGCTTTTAGGTATGGACACGCGTAATGGTTCTCAAGTAATTAAAGCTACTGTACCTCTTTCTGAGATGTTTGGTTATGTAACTCAGTTACGTACCATCACTTCTGGTCGTGCAACTTCAACTATGGAGTTTGATCACTACGCACCAGCACCGAAAAACGTACAGGATGAAGTAGTTGCTAAATCAAAAGGTAGAATTAAATCTGCAGAATAA
- the rpsG gene encoding 30S ribosomal protein S7, producing the protein MRKSKPKKRIILPDPKFNDVQVTRFVNNMMYDGKKSIAYSIFYDAVELAEKKAGENGLEVWKRALTNVMPAVEVKSRRVGGANFQVPTEVRPDRKIALGMKWLISYARKRGEKTMKEKLAGEIVSAAKGEGAAVKKKEDTHKMAEANKAFSHFRF; encoded by the coding sequence ATGAGAAAGTCAAAACCAAAAAAGAGAATTATCCTTCCTGATCCAAAATTTAACGATGTTCAGGTGACCAGATTTGTAAACAATATGATGTACGATGGAAAAAAATCTATCGCATATAGTATTTTTTATGATGCTGTTGAACTTGCTGAGAAAAAAGCTGGTGAGAACGGTCTAGAAGTGTGGAAACGTGCTTTAACAAATGTAATGCCTGCAGTAGAGGTTAAATCTCGTCGTGTAGGTGGTGCAAATTTCCAGGTACCTACAGAGGTAAGACCTGACCGTAAGATTGCTTTAGGCATGAAATGGTTAATTTCTTACGCTCGTAAACGTGGTGAAAAAACCATGAAAGAAAAATTAGCAGGTGAAATCGTTTCAGCAGCTAAAGGTGAAGGTGCAGCAGTTAAGAAAAAAGAAGACACGCATAAAATGGCTGAGGCTAACAAAGCGTTCTCTCACTTCCGTTTCTAA